A window of Haliscomenobacter hydrossis DSM 1100 contains these coding sequences:
- a CDS encoding ABC transporter permease, with amino-acid sequence MLKNHFKIAFRNLLRYKLHSTINVMGLAIGISACLVIFLLVHHQRSFDTFHPDKERIYRVYSVYSGLFDATNSGIAFPVPNAIRKECTGVDAVGHFMTLSNLKISLGAQKEQGKIFEEQNRVIAAEPDYFRVFDSYHWLAGTPQTALSEPFKVVLTESRARFYFGNIEPRAALGQEISYNDSLLVTVSGIVSDLPKQTDLNFTDFISFSTIPQSWLKNDVGGLEGMKEWGSTTSSSQVFIKLSKDAEAERLSKQLAQLVKKYQVDKDPKLKLVYPLQALADLRYSTIGIFNDSAAPANRKTLNALALVAGLLLLIACINFINLATAQSIQRSKEVGVRKVLGGTRGVLIGQFLGETLLITLVAMLFSIALAKGALLFFTEFLPEGLTFNLFSPTVLAFMGAVLLLVSVLAGLYPAFVLSGFRPAVALKAKLSSKGTGSGVEWLRKGLIVFQFTFSLALIAGTLIIGRQIKFMQNAEMGFNADAVVHFRPPFQYEPEKRTLLGDQVRQLIGVKGVSIHADAPASQGINTRIFNFKGKKETEDHEFLVKGADTAYLRMYDITLLAGRNLLPTDSTREYLINETALKQLGFKHPQEALGKSLIEDKTAYPIVGVVKDFHSRSLHEPIRPLVLAMSPLGQRRELSLKLATQGKGTDSFKETMERVEQSWESVYPGEKFEYTFVDEDIAKFYENEQRTSKIMGAATGIAIFISCIGLFGLVSFMIGRRTKEIGVRKILGASISNIVALLSKDLLVLVGISILLGSPIAWYFAQQWLKDFAFHIAIEWWMFALAGGMAIAFALLTLSYQAIRAAVVNPVDSLRSE; translated from the coding sequence ATGCTGAAAAACCATTTCAAAATCGCTTTCCGCAATTTGTTGCGGTACAAATTGCACAGCACCATCAACGTGATGGGACTGGCCATTGGCATCAGCGCATGTTTGGTTATTTTTCTGCTGGTTCATCACCAACGCAGCTTTGATACTTTTCATCCCGACAAAGAGCGCATTTACCGCGTGTACAGCGTATACAGTGGTTTGTTTGATGCGACCAACAGCGGTATCGCTTTTCCGGTGCCCAATGCCATACGCAAGGAATGCACCGGGGTAGATGCGGTGGGGCATTTTATGACTTTGAGCAACCTCAAAATAAGTCTGGGCGCACAAAAAGAGCAGGGCAAGATTTTTGAAGAGCAAAACCGGGTCATTGCCGCCGAACCCGACTATTTTCGGGTGTTTGATAGCTACCACTGGTTGGCCGGGACGCCCCAAACGGCCTTGAGTGAGCCCTTTAAAGTGGTACTCACTGAGAGCAGGGCCAGATTTTATTTTGGCAACATTGAACCCCGCGCTGCACTTGGTCAGGAGATCAGTTACAACGATTCCTTGCTGGTGACTGTTTCCGGCATTGTCAGTGATTTGCCAAAACAGACCGACCTGAATTTCACCGATTTCATTTCTTTCAGCACGATTCCTCAAAGCTGGTTGAAAAATGACGTAGGTGGCTTGGAAGGCATGAAAGAATGGGGCAGTACCACGAGTTCTTCCCAGGTTTTTATCAAATTGTCTAAAGATGCCGAGGCCGAACGACTCAGCAAACAGTTGGCACAATTGGTCAAAAAATACCAGGTAGATAAAGATCCCAAACTCAAGCTGGTTTACCCCTTACAAGCCCTGGCCGACTTGCGTTATTCCACCATCGGGATTTTCAATGACAGCGCTGCTCCTGCGAACCGCAAAACGCTCAATGCCTTGGCATTGGTGGCAGGATTACTCTTGTTGATTGCCTGCATCAATTTTATCAACCTGGCCACCGCCCAATCGATTCAACGTTCTAAAGAAGTAGGTGTACGCAAGGTTTTGGGCGGTACCAGAGGCGTGTTGATCGGTCAGTTTTTGGGAGAGACTTTGCTGATTACTTTGGTCGCCATGCTGTTCTCCATTGCACTGGCCAAGGGTGCCCTCTTATTTTTTACCGAATTTTTGCCCGAAGGTTTAACGTTCAATCTCTTTTCCCCTACTGTTTTGGCTTTTATGGGTGCTGTACTTTTGCTGGTCAGTGTGTTGGCAGGTTTGTATCCGGCCTTTGTGCTCTCGGGTTTTCGGCCAGCAGTCGCATTGAAGGCCAAGTTATCCAGCAAAGGTACGGGTAGCGGGGTGGAATGGCTGCGCAAAGGTTTGATCGTTTTTCAATTTACCTTTTCCCTGGCGCTGATTGCCGGAACACTCATCATCGGGCGGCAGATCAAGTTTATGCAAAATGCGGAAATGGGCTTCAATGCGGATGCAGTGGTACATTTTCGGCCACCTTTTCAATATGAGCCGGAGAAAAGAACATTGTTGGGCGATCAAGTCCGGCAGTTGATCGGGGTAAAAGGGGTTTCGATTCATGCCGATGCACCCGCTTCCCAGGGAATCAATACCCGCATTTTCAATTTTAAAGGCAAAAAAGAAACCGAAGACCATGAATTTTTGGTCAAAGGCGCAGATACCGCGTACCTGCGTATGTACGATATTACCCTGTTGGCTGGGCGCAATCTACTGCCTACCGACTCCACGCGGGAGTACCTGATCAATGAAACCGCGCTAAAACAGTTGGGTTTTAAACATCCGCAAGAAGCCTTGGGCAAAAGTTTGATCGAGGACAAAACGGCGTATCCGATTGTGGGCGTAGTCAAAGATTTTCACAGCCGGTCTTTGCATGAGCCCATCCGCCCCTTGGTGCTTGCCATGAGTCCGCTGGGGCAGCGCCGTGAACTGAGCCTTAAATTGGCTACCCAGGGTAAGGGAACAGATTCCTTTAAAGAGACCATGGAGCGGGTGGAACAAAGCTGGGAATCCGTTTATCCCGGCGAAAAATTTGAATACACCTTTGTGGACGAAGACATTGCGAAGTTTTATGAAAACGAACAACGCACCTCCAAAATCATGGGTGCAGCTACAGGGATTGCCATTTTTATTTCCTGTATTGGTTTGTTTGGTCTGGTCTCCTTCATGATCGGTCGGCGGACCAAGGAAATTGGGGTACGCAAAATTCTGGGTGCTTCCATTTCGAATATTGTAGCCTTGTTGTCCAAAGACCTTTTGGTGTTGGTGGGTATCTCCATTTTGCTGGGATCACCGATTGCCTGGTATTTTGCACAGCAATGGTTAAAGGATTTTGCGTTCCACATTGCGATTGAGTGGTGGATGTTCGCATTGGCAGGTGGGATGGCGATTGCTTTTGCGCTGCTCACGCTGAGTTATCAGGCGATTCGAGCGGCGGTAGTGAACCCGGTGGATTCATTGCGGAGTGAGTAA